CTTGTCGCAAGTGTGGAGAAATTTCTTGTAAAAGAAGGGGAATAAATAATCTATTGCAATATTTGTCAATGTCTAGATAtgtatttcatgtttttttccCCTTTAGACCTTTGAAATCTACGTTGTCTACTTGTCTTGATCATAGTATGTCTCTAGTGTTGGCTTAAAGGAGTTTAAagtcctatatatatatttcatacaTCAATATTACCATACAACTCAATAGTCCAATTATCCAATTTGTTTGTTAATTAACCATAAAACACAATACAATGATATTTAAGTACAAAGTATGTGTTGCACTTTTTGTTGTGCTCTCAATTTGGGCCAGCATTGAAGGTCGTAGTGTCTCTAAATTCTTAACTGAAGAAACTGTAGGGACCAAATGGGCTGTCCTAGTTGCTGGCTCTAATGGATGGTGGAATTACAGGCATCAGGTTATTAGCTACGAGCGATTTAACAACGAACTTAAAAATGTTGTGTTAGAATTGAGTGATGATttgttttgtcattttattgattgatttcaGGCTGATGTATGTCACGCTTATCAATTACTCAAGAAAGGTGGTCTTAAAGACGAGAACATTATTGTATTCATGTATGATGATATTGCTAACAATACTATGAATCCTCGACCTGGAGTCATCATCAATAATCCACATGGCCAAGATGTTTACAAAGGTGTTCCTAAGGTTTGTGTCTTTTTTCCCCTTCTCTTTTCGAGCAATTCAATCCCTCGAAAAAACTTAGAATGTATGATACGTACATTGATGAGGGCCGGGGTTATATTTTGTTGGGACAGGATTATGTAGGTGAAGATGTTAATGCTGAAAACTTTTTCAATGTTATTCTTGCCAACAAAAGTGGTATAACTGGAGGAAGTGGTAAAGTTTTGAACAGCGCTCCAAATGACCATATTTTCATCTACTATGTTGATCATGGTGGCCCTGGAATTGTTTGTAAGTGATTCGATCGTCATCACAcacatatattatatgttcatatttgtttatttcGTGTTTCCAAATGAACAGCAATGCCAACTGGAGTTGTCTATGCGAATGATTTGATTAACGTGTTGAAAAAGAAGCATGCTTCTGGGACATATAGTAAACTGGTAACTTCCTTCTTTCAGTTGATCTCAAGTCATTTACTCCCTTGGGTCTAATATGCTGTTTTTTCTTATATGTTTTAGGTATTTTACTTAGAAGCTTGTGAGTCTGGAAGCATGTTTGATGGTCTTCTTCCTGAAGGTTTAGATATTTATGTAACGACTGCATCAAATCCCAATGAAAGTAGTTGGGGAACATATTGTGGTGTGGGTGATGCACGCGATCCCTGCCTTGTAGAGTGTCCCCCTCCTGAGTTTAAAGGTGTGTGCTTAGGAGACTTGTACAGTGTTGCTTGGATGGAGGACAGGTAACGTAACACACAACTTTTCAAGTCCCTGATCGAGGGAAAATCAATTgatttaaagttttcaaaactataatattaatgaaacCTCTTCCTATATCTTGATATATTGATATACAGTGATGTTCAAGATCGACAAACTGAAACTCTAGATGATCAGTATGATAGGGTAAGAGCTTGTACTATACGTAATCTCAATTATGTATATGTTTTAACCAATTATAGCCTATCTAAAGAACGATTCATAATTATGATCAGATTGCAAACAGAACAGCAGCCAATCTAACATATGGCTCTCATGTCATGCAATATGGTGATATGGTGTTAAGTGTTGATGCTCTTTTCCAGTATATGGGCGTTGCTTCGATAAACCACTCTCATGTCTCCATGAATTCTTATAAATCATCGTCACAGAATGTTGAACAACGAGAAACAGAACTTTTCTACTGGCAATCCAAAGTATGTCCCTACCTTTCTTTGCAACACATCAAgtcatatactatatataatttaatgttttttccTTTCCAAGAAAGACGCGAAAATATAATTCTGATTCATTCTTTCTAAATTTTGGCAGTACCAAGATGCTCCCGAAGGGTCTGATGACTATTTTGAAGCT
This genomic stretch from Solanum stenotomum isolate F172 chromosome 10, ASM1918654v1, whole genome shotgun sequence harbors:
- the LOC125841161 gene encoding vacuolar-processing enzyme-like; its protein translation is MIFKYKVCVALFVVLSIWASIEGRSVSKFLTEETVGTKWAVLVAGSNGWWNYRHQADVCHAYQLLKKGGLKDENIIVFMYDDIANNTMNPRPGVIINNPHGQDVYKGVPKDYVGEDVNAENFFNVILANKSGITGGSGKVLNSAPNDHIFIYYVDHGGPGIVSMPTGVVYANDLINVLKKKHASGTYSKLVFYLEACESGSMFDGLLPEGLDIYVTTASNPNESSWGTYCGVGDARDPCLVECPPPEFKGVCLGDLYSVAWMEDSDVQDRQTETLDDQYDRIANRTAANLTYGSHVMQYGDMVLSVDALFQYMGVASINHSHVSMNSYKSSSQNVEQRETELFYWQSKYQDAPEGSDDYFEARAKLIKVVAHRSQVDNSVKHIGDLLFGVEYGNKALQSVRSAGQPLVDNWDCLKSYVEIFEAHCGKLSSYGKKHIRGIANICNAGIESEQMTAATVQACGPL